A region of bacterium DNA encodes the following proteins:
- a CDS encoding XRE family transcriptional regulator — MKIGERIRNLRLASDLTQEELADRADLTKGFISQLERDQTSISVDSLLQILKVLNVKVTDFFRETTPEKVVYDAKERTGLLETGADKFELLIPGGTNREMEAAFVRLLPGQQTDPIKPFQGEAFGYILRGTLALRFGGEKYIAHVGDSFYYSGEREHVLENTGRRPVEFIWVTTPPVF, encoded by the coding sequence TTGAAGATTGGCGAACGCATACGAAATCTCCGTCTCGCCAGTGACCTTACCCAGGAAGAGCTTGCGGATCGCGCTGACCTGACCAAGGGGTTCATATCACAACTGGAGCGGGACCAGACCAGCATCTCGGTCGACAGCCTGCTGCAGATATTGAAGGTTTTAAATGTCAAGGTCACAGATTTTTTCCGCGAGACGACACCGGAAAAAGTGGTCTACGACGCGAAGGAGCGCACCGGCCTTTTAGAGACCGGCGCGGATAAATTTGAGCTGCTGATTCCGGGCGGCACGAATCGGGAAATGGAAGCGGCCTTTGTCAGGCTGCTTCCCGGGCAGCAGACGGATCCGATCAAGCCCTTCCAGGGGGAAGCGTTCGGGTACATTCTGCGAGGGACGTTGGCGCTCCGCTTCGGCGGGGAAAAGTACATTGCCCATGTGGGCGACAGCTTCTATTATTCCGGCGAACGGGAGCACGTGTTGGAAAACACGGGCCGCAGGCCGGTGGAATTTATCTGGGTTACGACGCCGCCCGTATTTTAG
- the mazG gene encoding nucleoside triphosphate pyrophosphohydrolase: MTPPRSAPEEFTRLLDIMKRLRAPDGCPWDREQTHRSLRPYLMEEMYEVLDTLDREAYGELKKELGDLLLQIVFHCQLAEEEGLFTAADVVAEISDKLIRRHPHVFGEAKVDDARGVLRQWEKIKLNESHRPKLLEGVPLGQPALNRAFRVQEKAAGIGFDWPDVEPVWAKIREELEELKQEIERHDSSAIEDEVGDILFSIVNLSRKLGVNPEDALRGTISKFMRRFAYIEQKLTDQGKALHDSTLAEMDALWDEAKKMLRDDPKIP; this comes from the coding sequence GTGACGCCACCCCGTTCCGCCCCCGAAGAGTTTACCCGCCTGCTCGACATCATGAAACGCCTGCGCGCTCCCGACGGTTGCCCGTGGGATCGCGAGCAGACTCATCGCAGTCTCCGCCCGTATCTCATGGAAGAGATGTATGAGGTGTTGGACACGCTCGACCGTGAAGCCTACGGCGAACTCAAAAAGGAACTCGGCGACCTGCTGCTGCAGATCGTTTTCCATTGCCAGCTTGCCGAGGAGGAGGGACTGTTCACTGCCGCGGATGTCGTTGCCGAAATCAGTGACAAGCTGATCCGCCGCCATCCCCATGTCTTCGGTGAAGCCAAAGTGGATGATGCCCGCGGCGTCCTGCGCCAGTGGGAGAAGATCAAGCTCAATGAATCCCATCGCCCCAAACTGCTCGAAGGTGTGCCCCTCGGCCAGCCCGCTCTCAACCGTGCCTTCCGCGTGCAGGAAAAAGCCGCCGGCATCGGCTTTGACTGGCCCGACGTCGAACCGGTGTGGGCCAAAATCCGCGAAGAACTCGAAGAATTGAAACAGGAAATCGAGCGCCACGATTCCAGCGCCATCGAAGATGAAGTCGGCGACATCCTCTTCAGCATCGTCAACCTGTCCCGCAAACTCGGTGTCAATCCCGAAGACGCTCTGCGCGGTACAATCTCCAAATTCATGCGCCGCTTCGCCTATATCGAGCAAAAACTGACCGACCAGGGCAAGGCCCTCCACGATTCCACCTTGGCGGAAATGGACGCCCTCTGGGACGAAGCTAAAAAGATGCTGCGCGACGACCCCAAAATCCCGTAG
- a CDS encoding arginine decarboxylase, pyruvoyl-dependent, which produces MVFARPDKYFLVAGYAEGQTPLNAFDNALMKAGIGNTNLMRISSILPPACTEIPAMKLPYGALIPTAYAEEGSDIPGTVVSAAVACGVPDDPELPGVIMEHHIQGDEETCRREVVAKVKEAFAMRGYTLAAVKVASASGTVKTIGAAMAAVVLWL; this is translated from the coding sequence ATGGTATTTGCGCGACCCGACAAGTATTTTCTTGTCGCCGGTTATGCGGAAGGTCAGACTCCGCTGAATGCTTTTGACAATGCTCTGATGAAAGCGGGAATCGGCAACACCAACCTGATGCGTATCAGTTCGATTCTGCCGCCGGCCTGCACCGAGATCCCCGCTATGAAATTGCCGTACGGAGCCCTGATTCCGACGGCCTATGCCGAAGAAGGCTCGGATATTCCCGGAACCGTCGTGTCCGCCGCGGTCGCGTGCGGAGTGCCGGATGATCCGGAACTGCCCGGTGTGATTATGGAACATCACATTCAGGGCGATGAAGAAACCTGCCGCCGTGAGGTGGTTGCCAAAGTCAAAGAGGCCTTTGCCATGCGTGGCTACACGCTGGCAGCGGTGAAGGTGGCCTCGGCCTCCGGAACCGTGAAGACTATCGGGGCGGCCATGGCCGCCGTGGTGCTCTGGCTCTGA
- the hflX gene encoding GTPase HflX, producing MKQKDSKSPLAKVGASGIDHRDLKRSRELAMADGTADGRERALLVGVNWASTPRELSVEYLEELDMLAQTAGAFVVAKELARKSKPDPGTLLGKGKVAELATIASESDADLVVFDDDLTPAQARNLEKELEVRVIDRTGLILDIFARRARTREAKTQVELAQLRYILPRLTRAWTHLERQQGGIGMRGPGETQIETDRRLIRDRIRVLEAELKHIERIHETQRSGRTNIFRFALAGYTNVGKSTLMNALTGAGVYEENLLFATLDSTTRALQLAPKYRALLTDTVGFIRKLPHGLVASFRSTLAEIREADCILHVVDLSSPSFQDQMAEVDKILAEMGLAKTPHIYVFNKVDALEDDLPLRWVEKEHPDGVFVSARDKRNLTVLQEKMRAVMAADMVELSVDIPAGDGLLLSELHRLSEVLEERHDEHGSNLRVRMPLVEARRLKLVEANVDNSAG from the coding sequence TTGAAGCAAAAAGATTCGAAGTCTCCCCTTGCTAAAGTGGGCGCTTCCGGCATTGATCACCGTGACCTGAAGCGTAGCCGTGAACTGGCAATGGCAGACGGCACCGCCGATGGCCGGGAACGTGCGTTGCTTGTCGGTGTCAACTGGGCAAGCACCCCCCGAGAACTGTCGGTTGAATACCTCGAAGAGCTGGACATGCTGGCTCAGACGGCGGGTGCCTTTGTCGTGGCAAAAGAACTCGCCCGCAAGTCCAAGCCGGACCCCGGCACCTTGTTGGGCAAAGGCAAGGTTGCCGAACTGGCCACCATCGCCAGCGAGTCGGACGCCGATCTTGTCGTTTTCGATGATGACCTGACTCCGGCTCAGGCGCGCAACCTCGAAAAGGAACTCGAAGTCCGCGTGATCGACCGCACCGGTCTGATCCTTGACATCTTTGCCCGCCGTGCCCGCACCCGGGAAGCCAAGACGCAGGTAGAACTCGCCCAGCTTCGCTACATTCTGCCGCGCCTGACGCGCGCCTGGACTCACTTGGAAAGACAGCAGGGCGGTATCGGCATGCGCGGCCCCGGCGAGACTCAGATCGAAACCGACCGCCGCCTGATCCGCGACCGCATCCGTGTGCTCGAAGCCGAGTTGAAGCACATCGAGCGCATCCATGAAACTCAGCGCTCAGGCCGCACCAACATCTTCCGCTTTGCCCTCGCCGGTTACACCAATGTCGGCAAGTCCACCTTGATGAATGCGCTCACCGGAGCCGGTGTCTATGAGGAAAACCTCCTGTTCGCCACGCTGGACTCCACCACTCGCGCTTTGCAACTCGCTCCCAAATACCGCGCCTTGTTGACCGATACCGTGGGCTTCATCCGCAAACTGCCGCACGGTCTTGTTGCCAGTTTCCGTTCGACGCTTGCCGAGATCCGCGAGGCCGATTGCATTTTGCACGTCGTCGATCTGTCCTCGCCTTCCTTTCAAGACCAGATGGCCGAAGTCGACAAGATCCTCGCCGAAATGGGCCTCGCCAAGACGCCGCATATCTATGTCTTCAATAAAGTGGACGCCCTCGAAGATGATCTGCCCTTGCGCTGGGTCGAAAAGGAGCATCCGGACGGTGTGTTCGTCAGCGCCCGCGATAAGCGGAACCTCACCGTTTTGCAGGAAAAAATGCGTGCCGTCATGGCCGCCGACATGGTGGAACTCTCGGTGGACATCCCCGCCGGAGACGGCCTGCTGCTTTCCGAACTGCACCGTCTATCCGAGGTCCTCGAGGAGAGGCATGATGAACACGGCTCCAATTTGCGCGTGAGAATGCCTCTGGTCGAGGCCCGCCGCTTAAAATTGGTAGAGGCCAATGTGGATAACTCGGCTGGGTAA
- the speD gene encoding adenosylmethionine decarboxylase, whose protein sequence is MKALGRQIVVEYYGCNHDVLNDVAFIKRSMRDAAIVSGATIVQEAFHLFNPHGVSGVVVIAESHLAIHTWPEYGYAAVDLFTCGEDVDPDAAFEYLKEHLGADHFTAFEMKRGILDVAGGMKLRFKPEEVLTGAEV, encoded by the coding sequence ATGAAGGCTCTGGGTCGTCAGATCGTAGTCGAATACTACGGCTGCAATCACGACGTTCTGAACGACGTGGCATTCATCAAGCGCTCGATGCGCGATGCCGCGATTGTCAGTGGAGCGACGATTGTTCAGGAGGCTTTTCACCTGTTCAACCCGCACGGAGTCTCGGGTGTGGTGGTGATCGCGGAATCTCATCTTGCCATTCACACGTGGCCCGAATACGGCTACGCGGCGGTGGACCTGTTCACCTGTGGCGAAGATGTGGATCCTGACGCGGCGTTCGAGTATTTGAAGGAGCACCTCGGTGCCGACCATTTCACCGCTTTCGAAATGAAGCGGGGAATTCTGGACGTGGCCGGTGGCATGAAGCTCCGCTTCAAGCCGGAAGAAGTTCTGACCGGCGCGGAGGTTTGA
- a CDS encoding isoprenylcysteine carboxylmethyltransferase family protein, whose amino-acid sequence MNALTPFRLLYLCFNAIFFPGLILGLGGDLHWTEGWIFTAWFVCTVFGSAFYLNRRDPALLAERFKRPGSGGQKGWDKVFMALLMSMVVFWFIVMPLDARRFHWTASFPLAWKVTGLLLLLCAVYIIMRTMFDNSFASPLVRIQRERDHHIITTGIYGVVRHPMYLGGLMYFFGAPLLLGSKYGLLIGLLLSLMFVARIFGEEKTLLTQFPDYADYRQKVRHRLIPFVW is encoded by the coding sequence ATGAACGCCCTAACTCCTTTCCGCCTTCTCTATCTCTGTTTCAATGCCATCTTCTTTCCCGGTCTGATCCTCGGTCTGGGCGGTGATCTGCATTGGACCGAAGGCTGGATCTTCACCGCCTGGTTCGTCTGTACGGTCTTCGGTTCTGCCTTCTATCTGAACCGCCGGGATCCCGCGCTGCTCGCCGAGCGTTTCAAGCGCCCCGGCTCCGGTGGACAGAAGGGATGGGATAAGGTCTTCATGGCCCTGCTGATGAGCATGGTTGTGTTCTGGTTCATCGTCATGCCCCTTGATGCCCGCCGCTTTCACTGGACTGCAAGCTTTCCGCTGGCATGGAAAGTGACAGGCCTGCTTCTCCTGCTCTGTGCCGTATACATTATCATGCGCACGATGTTCGACAACTCCTTTGCTTCGCCCCTCGTCCGCATCCAGCGTGAACGCGATCACCACATCATCACCACTGGCATTTACGGTGTCGTCCGCCATCCTATGTACCTTGGCGGCCTCATGTACTTCTTCGGCGCCCCTCTGCTGCTCGGTTCGAAATACGGCCTGCTCATCGGCCTGCTGCTGTCCCTGATGTTCGTCGCTCGCATCTTCGGCGAAGAAAAAACCCTCCTCACCCAATTCCCCGACTATGCCGATTACAGGCAGAAAGTCCGCCACCGCTTAATTCCCTTTGTGTGGTAA
- the speE gene encoding polyamine aminopropyltransferase produces MDLWFSETFGDIQAGWRVKDVLYHKRSQYQDVVIVDTLQFGRMLVLDGAVMTTEVDECAYHEMLVHPSLLAHPNPKSVCVVGGGDGGTVREVLKHSSVERVVLAEIDEDVITVCKEFMPTLAGTLKDPRVEIRIGDGAAYLAGHAGEFDVVLSDSTDPVGPGVVLFEDPYFKAAKEALIPGGLFVTQCKSLWVDADTARDTQARLKKFFKMVLPYISTIPTYPTGSWSFLVATDVHDPRLDVDKVRQMEIAKTARYYTPAHQAGAFAVPAFYFRP; encoded by the coding sequence ATGGATCTCTGGTTCTCCGAAACCTTTGGCGACATCCAGGCCGGATGGCGGGTAAAAGATGTTCTTTACCACAAACGCTCGCAGTATCAGGATGTGGTGATTGTAGACACGCTGCAGTTTGGCCGGATGCTGGTGCTGGATGGCGCGGTGATGACGACGGAAGTGGACGAGTGCGCCTACCACGAAATGCTGGTGCATCCTTCGCTGCTGGCGCATCCGAATCCGAAGAGCGTCTGCGTGGTGGGCGGCGGAGACGGCGGCACCGTGCGGGAAGTGCTCAAGCACAGCAGCGTGGAGCGTGTGGTGCTGGCGGAGATCGACGAGGACGTCATCACGGTTTGCAAAGAGTTCATGCCGACGCTGGCCGGCACGCTGAAGGATCCCCGCGTGGAGATCAGGATCGGCGACGGTGCGGCGTACCTGGCCGGGCATGCCGGCGAATTCGACGTGGTGCTCTCCGATTCCACCGACCCGGTAGGCCCCGGTGTGGTGCTGTTCGAAGACCCGTATTTCAAGGCGGCAAAAGAGGCGCTGATTCCCGGCGGTCTGTTTGTCACGCAGTGCAAGAGTCTGTGGGTGGATGCGGATACTGCGCGGGATACGCAAGCGCGTCTGAAGAAGTTCTTCAAGATGGTGCTGCCGTACATCTCGACCATTCCGACGTACCCCACGGGATCGTGGAGCTTCCTCGTGGCCACAGACGTGCATGATCCGCGACTGGACGTGGATAAAGTGAGGCAGATGGAGATCGCCAAAACGGCGCGTTACTATACGCCTGCTCATCAGGCGGGTGCGTTTGCGGTGCCGGCGTTTTATTTCCGCCCGTAG
- the speB gene encoding agmatinase, whose amino-acid sequence MSTFQLLQGTPFLGANPDASAAKLVLFGCPYDSTISFRPGSRFGPQAIRTVSDVLETYCPVMDMDLEDVAFADAGDLLLPPGDTRGALDAIRDMASSVYARKQVPAGLGGEHLLSLPLVEAALRACPDLVVVQFDAHMDMRSDYLGVELSHATVMKKVSDQIGSSRVLHIGCRSGTREEFHAAKTLGNLKPASITGPEIAEWVGDRPLYVTVDLDILDPSILPGTGTPEPGGVQFATLQNWLIALAGKRWVGWDVMELSPMYDSTQVSSIVAAKVVRTMILASTV is encoded by the coding sequence ATGAGCACGTTTCAACTCCTGCAAGGGACGCCATTTCTCGGCGCCAACCCCGATGCGAGCGCCGCGAAGTTGGTCCTGTTCGGCTGCCCTTACGACAGCACCATCTCGTTCCGTCCCGGTTCGCGGTTCGGCCCGCAGGCCATACGCACCGTTTCGGATGTGCTGGAGACCTATTGTCCGGTGATGGATATGGATCTCGAAGATGTGGCATTTGCCGACGCGGGAGATTTGCTTCTGCCGCCGGGGGACACGCGGGGCGCACTGGATGCGATTCGGGATATGGCGTCATCAGTCTATGCCCGCAAGCAGGTGCCTGCGGGGCTCGGCGGCGAACACTTGCTTAGTCTGCCTCTGGTGGAAGCGGCGCTCCGTGCCTGTCCGGATCTGGTGGTGGTGCAGTTTGATGCGCATATGGACATGCGATCCGACTATCTGGGGGTGGAACTCAGCCACGCAACCGTGATGAAGAAAGTCTCCGACCAGATCGGCTCGTCACGGGTTTTGCACATAGGCTGCAGGTCGGGTACGCGCGAAGAATTCCACGCGGCGAAGACCCTTGGAAATCTTAAGCCTGCGAGTATCACGGGGCCGGAGATTGCGGAGTGGGTAGGCGATAGACCGCTCTATGTCACAGTAGACCTGGACATTCTGGATCCGTCCATTTTGCCGGGCACAGGTACCCCGGAGCCGGGAGGTGTTCAATTCGCAACATTGCAGAACTGGCTCATCGCCCTCGCGGGCAAGAGGTGGGTCGGCTGGGATGTGATGGAGTTGTCCCCGATGTATGACTCGACTCAGGTATCGTCGATTGTGGCGGCAAAGGTGGTGCGGACCATGATTCTGGCCAGCACTGTCTGA